One window of the Leptotrichia massiliensis genome contains the following:
- a CDS encoding ComEC/Rec2 family competence protein: MKNGGNVENNTATRQNSKKRDFENIRFRKIVKKTNRKENFKNYGNTKINKNSGSNETQENVTKFENKEFDKYILEMQKFREKEARKKYIKSELSRRKQNLVRFFNIEIGIEEVKRTWQFGILILVGIFLFVFYLNFVTFKGELSGEKTLYVKIDGNRGSVLKVNNKYLKSQASIENKKGLEYGFYLMRYKIRKVVNKNGNIKLEGKVLGYKESRLNEVRKYILEIFDNLFITEENLYAFSRAAVLGEKAEVSKDMKDKFKYTGLAHLIVISGTHISLVVIGIVKILDGLLLGYRFKYLMALVALTFYCALIGFSPGILRAYIMGAMMILARILFEQEDSKKSLLVSFIVIIVLNPYSLFDISMQLSYAAVIAIIFVNPEFKKFYEKKILDKIKNEVLKNTVDLIFLSLTIQITSIPLFLYYFEKLPLFSFLLNIVGIPIGTVVIQCLFFAVLLNIFKLSLFNGIVVFITEVIFKAFEGFIYAGSKIPLLQISINGKVPLWTVFAYYGMLFFITFFVMPLFTVKIDMYSSSFNTKQ; the protein is encoded by the coding sequence ATGAAAAATGGGGGAAATGTTGAGAATAATACAGCAACTAGACAAAACAGTAAAAAAAGAGATTTTGAGAATATAAGATTTCGTAAAATTGTGAAAAAAACGAATAGAAAAGAAAATTTTAAAAATTATGGGAATACAAAAATAAATAAAAATAGCGGAAGTAATGAAACTCAAGAAAATGTAACTAAATTTGAAAATAAGGAATTTGACAAATATATTTTGGAAATGCAGAAATTCAGAGAAAAAGAAGCTAGAAAAAAGTATATAAAATCTGAACTTTCACGCAGGAAACAAAATTTAGTAAGGTTTTTTAATATAGAAATAGGAATTGAAGAAGTGAAAAGAACTTGGCAATTTGGGATTTTAATTTTGGTAGGAATTTTTTTGTTTGTGTTTTATCTGAATTTTGTTACTTTTAAGGGGGAACTTTCTGGTGAAAAGACTCTTTATGTGAAAATTGACGGAAATCGTGGAAGTGTTTTGAAGGTTAATAACAAATATTTGAAAAGTCAAGCGAGCATTGAAAATAAGAAGGGGCTTGAATATGGATTTTATCTTATGCGGTACAAAATTAGAAAAGTTGTAAATAAAAATGGCAATATTAAGCTTGAAGGGAAAGTATTAGGATATAAAGAATCACGATTAAATGAAGTTCGTAAATATATTTTGGAGATTTTTGATAATTTGTTTATAACAGAAGAAAATTTGTATGCTTTTTCACGTGCTGCAGTTTTGGGAGAAAAGGCAGAGGTTTCTAAGGATATGAAGGATAAGTTTAAATATACAGGACTGGCTCATTTGATTGTAATTTCTGGAACTCATATTAGTCTTGTTGTTATTGGAATTGTGAAAATTTTGGACGGGCTGTTGCTAGGGTACAGGTTTAAGTATTTGATGGCACTTGTGGCACTTACTTTTTACTGTGCATTAATTGGATTCTCGCCAGGAATTTTGCGTGCCTATATTATGGGAGCAATGATGATTTTGGCAAGGATTTTATTTGAGCAGGAAGACAGTAAAAAATCTCTTTTGGTGTCATTTATTGTTATAATTGTGCTAAATCCATATTCACTTTTTGATATTTCTATGCAACTTTCATATGCAGCTGTTATAGCAATAATTTTTGTCAATCCTGAATTTAAGAAATTTTATGAAAAAAAGATTTTGGATAAAATAAAAAACGAAGTATTGAAAAATACTGTAGATTTGATATTTTTAAGTTTAACAATACAAATTACGAGTATTCCTTTATTTTTGTATTATTTTGAAAAACTGCCATTATTTTCATTTTTACTAAACATTGTGGGAATACCGATTGGAACTGTTGTTATACAATGTTTATTTTTTGCAGTGCTTTTAAATATTTTTAAATTATCTTTATTTAATGGAATAGTAGTTTTTATTACAGAAGTTATTTTTAAGGCTTTTGAAGGATTCATTTACGCTGGAAGCAAAATTCCACTTTTACAAATTAGTATCAATGGAAAAGTACCGTTGTGGACGGTTTTTGCATATTATGGAATGTTATTTTTTATAACATTTTTTGTAATGCCGTTGTTTACTGTAAAAATTGATATGTATTCAAGTTCTTTTAATACTAAGCAATAA
- a CDS encoding type II secretion system protein, with translation MRIKGNNNGFTLIEVLLYISIMAVLFTVVSVNLQKQRQNQEFAIQKRNISQFIRKIQQYAQHNRKEYVLDFKISEKIAYFLDEKNGQKDIIDKMEISNSLSYMTNNSNKNADFRRRTTNEGNFEKGFSVYLLDKKGEKIYYRISTNTINAAKYPIISIYRAKKPINLSDDYSKANLWEEEI, from the coding sequence ATGAGAATAAAGGGGAATAACAATGGTTTTACACTCATTGAGGTTTTGTTATACATTTCAATTATGGCAGTTTTGTTTACGGTGGTTTCTGTGAATTTGCAGAAACAGAGGCAGAATCAGGAGTTTGCAATTCAAAAGAGAAATATCAGCCAGTTTATTAGAAAAATTCAGCAGTATGCACAGCACAACAGGAAGGAATATGTGCTGGATTTTAAAATATCTGAAAAGATAGCTTATTTTTTGGATGAGAAAAATGGGCAGAAGGATATTATCGATAAAATGGAGATTTCTAACAGCTTATCTTATATGACAAATAATTCTAATAAAAATGCTGATTTTAGAAGACGTACCACAAATGAAGGGAATTTTGAAAAAGGATTTTCCGTTTATTTGCTGGATAAAAAGGGAGAAAAAATTTATTACAGGATTTCTACAAACACAATAAATGCGGCGAAATATCCGATTATAAGTATTTACAGGGCTAAAAAGCCAATTAATCTTTCGGATGACTATTCAAAGGCTAACTTGTGGGAGGAGGAAATTTAA
- a CDS encoding tetratricopeptide repeat protein, which yields MSNIFEKKVRINELTNLRKELMQQGNVVEEVKVLKELAELTEDVFGEESDENIKILNEVGGTLKYVGEFDTAKDALLKAQGFIEKKYGKDSIPYATCSLNLAEVYRFMKKYDETEDMYLNTMKIYESNNLQNDYVYASVCNNLALFYQELERYEEAIELQEKSLEVLEKVGENPIQYAITLSNLVQPYLKVKNKEKAEEYLQKSLKLIEKEVGKTHNLYAAVLNNMATFYFAENEYEKALELFEESAEICEKTFGKESNNYKNILENIEVVKEKMV from the coding sequence ATGTCAAATATATTTGAAAAAAAAGTTAGAATAAATGAATTGACAAACTTGAGAAAAGAACTTATGCAACAGGGGAATGTTGTGGAAGAGGTTAAAGTATTAAAGGAGTTAGCAGAACTTACAGAAGATGTTTTTGGTGAGGAAAGTGATGAAAATATTAAAATTTTGAATGAAGTTGGGGGAACTCTTAAATATGTTGGAGAGTTTGATACGGCAAAAGATGCTTTGCTGAAGGCACAAGGCTTTATTGAGAAAAAGTATGGCAAAGATAGTATTCCGTATGCGACTTGCAGCCTGAACCTAGCTGAAGTTTACAGGTTTATGAAAAAATATGATGAAACTGAAGATATGTACCTTAATACTATGAAAATTTATGAAAGTAATAATTTGCAGAATGACTATGTTTATGCGAGCGTGTGCAATAATTTGGCTTTATTTTATCAGGAGCTTGAAAGATATGAGGAAGCGATTGAATTGCAGGAAAAAAGTCTGGAAGTATTGGAAAAAGTTGGAGAAAATCCTATTCAGTATGCAATTACGCTAAGTAACCTTGTACAGCCTTACTTGAAAGTAAAAAATAAAGAAAAAGCAGAAGAATACTTGCAAAAATCACTGAAACTAATCGAAAAGGAAGTTGGAAAAACTCATAACTTGTATGCAGCAGTCCTTAACAATATGGCAACTTTTTATTTTGCAGAAAATGAATATGAGAAAGCATTAGAATTATTTGAGGAAAGTGCTGAAATTTGTGAAAAGACGTTTGGTAAAGAAAGCAATAATTACAAAAATATTTTGGAAAATATTGAAGTTGTGAAGGAAAAAATGGTTTAG
- a CDS encoding DUF4037 domain-containing protein — MVEQLFKELSLLEEVEAITLGGSRAGENYDEKSDYDVYLYVNSAISEEKRKNILQKFCSYMEIGNSFWEYEDNCVLNNGIEIDILYRDMKDFMKGIERVVAEYHPSNSYTTCMWHNLITCKILYDKNGTLEKYKNKYTINYPKQLKENIIKRQLELIDSSMPAYPNQIKKAISRKDFVSINHRITEFLASYFDLLFAINEITHPGEKRLIQLCKKQCKILPENFEENLNSLFSHMYSEENQSLLMNDIENIVNNIKKISH, encoded by the coding sequence ATGGTAGAACAATTATTTAAAGAACTGTCTTTATTGGAAGAAGTTGAAGCAATTACATTAGGAGGCTCACGAGCGGGAGAAAATTATGATGAAAAATCAGATTACGATGTGTATCTTTATGTAAATTCCGCAATTAGTGAAGAAAAAAGAAAAAATATTCTACAAAAATTCTGCAGTTATATGGAAATTGGAAACAGCTTTTGGGAATACGAAGATAATTGTGTCCTAAATAACGGAATCGAAATAGATATTCTTTACCGAGACATGAAAGATTTTATGAAAGGTATCGAAAGGGTTGTTGCTGAATATCACCCAAGCAATTCTTACACAACTTGCATGTGGCACAATCTAATTACTTGCAAAATTTTATATGATAAAAACGGGACTCTTGAAAAATACAAAAACAAATATACCATAAATTACCCAAAACAGCTAAAAGAAAACATCATAAAAAGACAGCTGGAATTAATAGACTCTTCAATGCCAGCATACCCAAACCAAATAAAAAAAGCAATTTCAAGAAAAGATTTTGTCAGTATAAATCACAGAATAACAGAATTTCTAGCTTCATATTTTGACTTATTATTCGCAATAAACGAGATAACACACCCTGGTGAAAAACGTTTAATTCAACTTTGCAAAAAACAATGCAAAATCTTGCCTGAAAACTTTGAAGAAAATCTAAATTCTCTTTTTTCACATATGTATTCAGAAGAAAATCAATCTTTATTAATGAATGATATAGAAAATATTGTAAATAATATAAAAAAGATTTCTCACTAA
- a CDS encoding cation diffusion facilitator family transporter: MNKEKIDFKYHHIKHYKYQAQSKKTLITSILLTLFFALVELFGGIFSGSLALISDSFHMFSDVVALLFSIIAVFYSSKKPNKNFTYGFLRIEIISAFINGLALMIISVGIVIEAVKRLFNPEHVDFFTMFTIAVIGLLVNIILMFVLMRSLKKENNLNVKSALWHFLGDTLNSVGVIIAAIILKLTNLVIFDIIISVIISVVIFTGGLKIAKEAFFILMEAVPSDLDIDEIYAKILTIDKIKDIHEFHLWNISEENISISFHILLDEYDGVNDYEIVNNVVKLLKNEYGIEHVTVQIENPEINPHL, translated from the coding sequence ATGAATAAAGAAAAAATTGATTTTAAGTACCATCATATAAAGCATTATAAATATCAGGCACAATCAAAGAAAACTTTGATAACTTCAATTTTGCTGACGCTGTTTTTTGCTTTAGTTGAATTATTTGGCGGGATATTTAGTGGTTCGCTTGCACTTATTTCAGATTCATTTCACATGTTTTCAGATGTCGTTGCACTTTTATTCAGCATTATAGCAGTATTTTATTCATCCAAAAAGCCAAACAAGAATTTTACTTATGGATTTTTAAGAATTGAGATAATTTCTGCATTCATAAATGGACTGGCTCTTATGATAATTTCGGTTGGAATAGTTATTGAGGCTGTAAAACGGCTTTTCAATCCAGAACATGTTGATTTTTTTACAATGTTTACAATTGCAGTAATCGGACTTTTGGTTAATATAATACTTATGTTTGTACTTATGAGAAGTTTGAAAAAAGAAAATAATCTTAATGTAAAAAGTGCTTTGTGGCATTTTTTAGGTGATACATTAAATTCTGTTGGAGTAATAATTGCTGCGATTATTTTGAAATTAACTAATCTTGTTATTTTTGACATAATAATAAGTGTGATTATAAGCGTTGTTATTTTTACTGGCGGATTAAAAATTGCAAAAGAGGCGTTTTTTATTTTAATGGAAGCTGTTCCCAGCGATTTAGATATCGACGAAATTTATGCTAAAATTTTAACAATTGATAAAATAAAGGATATTCATGAATTCCATTTATGGAATATTTCTGAAGAAAATATAAGTATCTCATTTCATATTTTACTTGATGAGTACGATGGTGTAAATGATTACGAGATTGTAAATAATGTTGTAAAACTTCTAAAAAATGAATACGGAATAGAGCATGTGACAGTTCAAATTGAAAATCCTGAAATAAATCCACATCTTTAG
- a CDS encoding zinc ribbon domain-containing protein YjdM, protein MSLPNCPKCGSVYVYEDGNMLVCPECFYEWAENGEESSEENVVKDSNGNILQDGDSVTIIKDLKVKGASSDLKRGTKVKNIRLIDDGIHNIDCKIDGFGAMKLKSEFVKKI, encoded by the coding sequence ATGAGTTTACCAAATTGTCCAAAATGCGGATCAGTATATGTTTATGAGGATGGAAATATGCTGGTTTGCCCAGAATGCTTTTATGAATGGGCTGAAAATGGGGAAGAAAGCAGTGAGGAAAATGTTGTAAAAGATTCAAACGGAAATATTTTGCAGGATGGAGACAGCGTTACAATTATTAAGGATTTGAAAGTAAAAGGTGCATCATCAGACTTGAAGAGAGGGACAAAAGTTAAAAATATAAGATTAATTGACGATGGGATTCATAACATTGATTGTAAAATAGATGGTTTTGGTGCAATGAAACTGAAATCGGAATTTGTTAAAAAAATATAA
- a CDS encoding MATE family efflux transporter, with amino-acid sequence MKKSVNIEKTRNWEYLKLAFGFTLSTLTVPLLNSVDTAVVGNLSNPVFIGGVTLGGTIFNTIYWLFGFLRVSTSGYSAKAFGESNRREEITVLVRPVLISVLLGIFFVLFQKPILWGFTHFFDAGKEITKYIAVYFNILIWGAPFVLLNYTFLGWIMGRKEIKKCLILQLMTNFVNIALDLYFVKVLKMDVAGVAVATLISQITTTLLSVFIILKTFSLKEILHNINLKEIFDKAEVKKVGAVNLDLVLRTVCLLVTTNLFLEKAAHNGKIILAANSILFQVQYLMSYIFDGFANASSVFSGIAVGEKDFKKLKWVMRKSIHFCIIISAFLSTAFILGGEKLLLFYTKNAEVINTANQYKMWIVIFPIVVSFGLVIYGNFTGATETTYIRNSMLQSLVIFLILYFTVLPAYQNHGLWLSFIVFSLARSLFLMRYVKKFLEKYKSELNVKHL; translated from the coding sequence ATGAAAAAAAGTGTAAATATAGAAAAAACTAGAAACTGGGAATATCTGAAATTAGCATTTGGATTTACATTGTCAACGCTGACAGTTCCTTTGCTAAATTCTGTTGACACAGCAGTTGTAGGAAATCTTTCAAATCCAGTCTTTATAGGTGGAGTAACACTTGGAGGAACGATTTTTAATACAATTTATTGGCTTTTTGGTTTTTTACGTGTCAGCACATCGGGATATTCTGCAAAAGCTTTTGGAGAAAGCAACAGAAGGGAAGAAATTACAGTTCTAGTACGTCCAGTGTTAATTTCCGTTTTATTGGGAATTTTCTTTGTTTTGTTTCAAAAACCTATTTTATGGGGATTTACACATTTTTTTGATGCTGGCAAGGAAATTACGAAATATATAGCAGTCTATTTTAATATTTTGATATGGGGAGCACCGTTCGTGCTCCTAAATTATACATTTTTAGGCTGGATAATGGGACGTAAGGAAATAAAAAAATGCCTGATTTTGCAGCTTATGACAAATTTTGTAAATATTGCTCTAGACTTATATTTTGTAAAAGTTCTGAAAATGGATGTTGCAGGAGTGGCGGTTGCTACTTTAATTTCTCAAATAACAACAACTCTTTTATCAGTTTTTATTATTTTAAAGACTTTTTCATTAAAGGAAATTTTACATAATATAAATTTAAAAGAAATTTTTGACAAAGCTGAAGTAAAAAAAGTTGGAGCGGTAAATTTGGATTTAGTATTAAGAACAGTATGTCTTTTAGTAACAACAAATTTATTTTTGGAAAAAGCTGCACACAATGGAAAAATCATATTGGCTGCAAATTCCATATTATTTCAGGTTCAGTATCTGATGTCATACATTTTTGACGGCTTTGCCAATGCTTCAAGCGTATTTTCAGGTATAGCAGTGGGAGAGAAAGATTTTAAAAAACTAAAATGGGTAATGAGAAAATCAATTCATTTTTGCATTATAATCTCAGCCTTTTTGAGTACAGCATTTATTTTAGGTGGCGAAAAACTGTTATTATTTTACACAAAGAATGCAGAAGTTATAAACACTGCAAACCAATATAAAATGTGGATAGTTATATTTCCAATAGTTGTAAGTTTTGGATTAGTAATTTATGGAAATTTTACAGGAGCAACAGAAACAACATACATAAGAAATTCAATGCTACAATCATTAGTAATTTTCCTGATATTGTATTTTACAGTGCTACCAGCATATCAAAATCATGGATTATGGTTATCTTTCATCGTTTTTTCATTAGCAAGATCATTATTTTTAATGAGATATGTTAAAAAATTTTTGGAAAAATATAAATCGGAATTAAATGTAAAACATCTATAA
- a CDS encoding DUF4125 family protein — protein sequence MEREISKKESFIRQILKREWEFFQNVHHTEGRAECQDNPQEFEIMRRSQWETLPDEILESYLEDLILAKHRGENIVQDKYARMMKYSVPKEYEIIKDYLPEISPKKEELVQKIVEIYLHWEEEIIQKYPKVTAKGRPLHSEFDTPNHTSIETYLKGELSSYSVKTLKLYYEYIQSCVTNNVNLAENNLENIVLEKGYKTIDEAEKSL from the coding sequence ATGGAAAGAGAAATTAGCAAAAAAGAAAGTTTTATTAGACAAATTTTAAAAAGGGAATGGGAATTTTTTCAAAATGTGCATCATACGGAAGGAAGAGCAGAATGTCAGGATAATCCTCAGGAATTTGAGATTATGAGAAGAAGCCAATGGGAAACATTGCCTGATGAAATTTTGGAAAGTTATCTGGAAGACTTGATTTTAGCAAAACATCGTGGTGAAAACATTGTTCAGGACAAATATGCCAGAATGATGAAATACAGCGTTCCAAAAGAATACGAGATAATCAAGGATTATTTGCCTGAAATCTCGCCCAAAAAAGAAGAGCTGGTACAAAAAATAGTAGAAATTTATTTGCATTGGGAAGAAGAAATAATACAAAAGTATCCAAAAGTTACAGCAAAAGGGCGACCGCTTCATTCTGAATTTGACACACCAAATCATACTTCAATTGAAACTTATTTAAAAGGTGAGTTGTCTTCATATTCAGTGAAAACATTGAAATTATATTACGAGTATATCCAAAGTTGTGTTACAAATAATGTAAACTTGGCAGAAAATAATTTGGAAAACATTGTACTGGAAAAAGGGTATAAGACGATTGATGAAGCAGAGAAAAGTTTATAA
- a CDS encoding MliC family protein, whose protein sequence is MKLMKKSMLVLSVMTLIGGMSFAATAKKRPAARKVASESYTCGSERITVSYPATNAARVVTKAGNVYNLKVAVSGSGSRYVSKNGNVEFFKGGKDAIYRGPNGIEKSCTRR, encoded by the coding sequence ATGAAATTAATGAAAAAATCTATGTTGGTATTGTCTGTAATGACATTAATTGGAGGAATGAGTTTTGCTGCAACAGCTAAGAAAAGACCCGCTGCAAGAAAGGTAGCTTCAGAATCATATACTTGCGGTTCTGAAAGAATAACAGTTTCTTATCCAGCAACAAATGCTGCTAGAGTAGTGACTAAAGCAGGGAATGTTTATAATCTTAAAGTAGCAGTATCAGGTAGTGGATCAAGATATGTTTCTAAAAATGGAAATGTAGAATTCTTCAAAGGTGGAAAAGATGCTATTTATAGAGGACCTAATGGCATTGAAAAATCTTGCACAAGAAGATAA
- a CDS encoding LysR family transcriptional regulator: protein MDVHHLKIFFEACKEKSFTKAAKNLFISQSAVSIQIKKLETKLGIQLIERNSKNFRLTFAGKELYRMSKDVFDKILRVEKEMEKISHYGKGKICIGATHNIGEPVLPRIMVEFKKHNPEIEFDLYIKNRESLVKHLKEGTVDIALMEEYFIEDKEIKVIETEEYPFVVVAGKKISDYNELKEMQLLKRDTVLTSKYLDLFEKIIGFNFENRIVINGSIETMKNLIKSGLGFAVLPYYSVYEEIEKGTLKVIHNFEKSEDKFQIAYIRENGEKPGISKFVKFVKDYKITPALFSVKNK from the coding sequence GTGGATGTACATCATTTAAAAATTTTCTTTGAGGCGTGCAAGGAAAAGAGTTTTACGAAAGCTGCAAAAAATTTATTTATAAGTCAATCTGCGGTATCAATACAAATAAAAAAACTGGAAACAAAACTTGGAATCCAGCTTATTGAAAGAAATTCTAAAAATTTTAGATTGACTTTTGCGGGAAAAGAGCTTTATCGGATGTCAAAGGATGTTTTTGACAAGATTTTGCGAGTGGAAAAGGAAATGGAAAAAATTTCGCATTATGGCAAAGGGAAAATTTGCATAGGGGCAACTCATAATATTGGAGAGCCTGTATTGCCAAGAATTATGGTGGAATTTAAGAAACATAATCCTGAAATTGAATTTGATTTGTATATCAAAAATCGTGAATCCCTTGTAAAACATCTGAAAGAAGGAACAGTTGACATTGCTTTAATGGAGGAATATTTCATTGAAGATAAAGAAATAAAAGTTATTGAAACTGAGGAATATCCTTTTGTCGTTGTGGCAGGGAAAAAAATATCAGATTACAATGAATTAAAGGAAATGCAGCTGTTAAAGCGGGATACTGTATTGACAAGCAAATACTTGGATTTATTTGAAAAAATAATAGGATTTAATTTTGAAAACAGAATTGTCATAAATGGAAGTATCGAAACGATGAAAAACCTTATAAAAAGTGGTCTTGGTTTTGCCGTTCTGCCATATTACAGCGTTTATGAGGAAATCGAAAAAGGCACATTAAAAGTAATTCATAACTTTGAAAAATCTGAAGATAAGTTTCAAATTGCTTATATTCGTGAAAATGGGGAAAAACCTGGAATTTCCAAATTTGTGAAATTTGTGAAGGATTACAAAATTACACCAGCGTTATTTTCAGTAAAAAATAAATAG
- a CDS encoding DUF4037 domain-containing protein: MDSNKIKGLELSKKYFEKVYLPVIKSEFPEVFEKMAAGLAGEGSECFGFDDEISQDHDFGPSCCIWLSSEDYEKYGLNLQKRLNELPKEFLGFRALNVSEFGDGRRGILNMEDWFFKFLGDVKAPDNLYDWRLIPEELLATAVNGEIFMDNSGQFTKIRNDLEKYFPEDIRLNKIATRCMKMAQSGQYNYLRCMKRNEIVAARLAETEFINEAIHMIFLLNKKYKLFYKWMPRALKNLKILGEKTYFLTEELVKLPTGAINRKFQIIEEISADVISEMKNQDIVPRQLTSDFLQDYGLFVQNKIEDEKLRNWNPAMD, translated from the coding sequence ATGGATTCAAATAAAATAAAAGGACTGGAACTTTCTAAAAAATATTTTGAAAAAGTTTATCTTCCAGTTATAAAAAGTGAATTTCCAGAAGTTTTTGAAAAAATGGCGGCTGGACTTGCGGGGGAAGGTTCGGAGTGTTTTGGGTTTGATGATGAGATTTCACAGGATCATGATTTTGGGCCGTCCTGCTGTATTTGGCTAAGTTCAGAAGATTATGAAAAATATGGACTAAATTTGCAAAAAAGGCTTAATGAATTGCCAAAGGAATTTTTGGGATTTAGAGCATTGAATGTGAGCGAGTTTGGAGATGGACGGCGTGGTATCCTTAATATGGAAGACTGGTTTTTCAAGTTTTTGGGAGATGTAAAGGCACCTGATAATTTGTATGATTGGCGATTAATCCCAGAAGAATTGCTAGCAACGGCGGTTAATGGAGAAATTTTTATGGATAATTCAGGACAATTTACAAAAATTAGAAATGATTTAGAAAAATATTTTCCAGAAGATATACGGCTTAACAAAATTGCCACAAGATGTATGAAAATGGCACAATCTGGGCAGTATAACTATTTACGGTGCATGAAAAGGAATGAAATTGTGGCAGCAAGGCTTGCGGAAACTGAGTTTATAAATGAGGCGATACATATGATTTTTTTATTAAATAAAAAATATAAACTTTTTTACAAATGGATGCCAAGAGCTTTAAAAAATTTGAAAATTTTGGGAGAAAAAACTTATTTTCTAACTGAAGAACTGGTAAAATTGCCAACTGGTGCGATTAATCGAAAATTTCAAATTATTGAAGAAATAAGTGCCGATGTAATTTCGGAAATGAAAAATCAAGATATTGTTCCAAGACAATTAACAAGTGACTTTTTACAGGATTATGGACTTTTTGTGCAAAATAAAATAGAAGATGAGAAATTAAGAAACTGGAATCCTGCCATGGATTAA
- the gmhA gene encoding D-sedoheptulose 7-phosphate isomerase: MLKEDIRNSYLTAFETMKTFVENEENIEKTEKIAQELAQAYKNGKKSLIAGNGGSNCDAMHFAEEFTGRFRNDRKALPSISISDSSHITCVGNDYGFDFIFAKGVEAFGQEGDFFFGISTSGNSKNIIEAVKSAKERNLKTVALLGKDGGKLKGVCDYEFIIPGETSDRIQEVHMMILHIIIEGVERILFPENY, encoded by the coding sequence ATGTTAAAAGAAGATATCAGAAATTCTTATTTAACAGCTTTTGAAACTATGAAGACTTTTGTGGAAAATGAGGAAAATATTGAAAAAACAGAAAAAATTGCACAGGAGTTGGCACAAGCGTATAAAAATGGTAAAAAATCGCTTATCGCAGGAAATGGTGGAAGTAACTGTGATGCAATGCACTTTGCTGAAGAATTTACAGGAAGATTTAGAAATGATAGAAAAGCATTGCCGTCTATAAGTATTAGTGATTCTTCGCATATTACATGCGTTGGAAACGACTATGGATTTGACTTTATTTTTGCAAAAGGCGTGGAAGCGTTTGGGCAAGAAGGTGATTTTTTCTTTGGAATTTCAACTTCGGGAAATTCTAAAAATATAATTGAAGCTGTAAAATCAGCAAAAGAAAGAAATTTAAAAACAGTGGCATTACTTGGAAAAGATGGTGGAAAATTGAAGGGAGTATGTGACTATGAATTCATAATTCCTGGAGAAACATCAGACAGGATTCAGGAAGTTCACATGATGATTTTACACATTATAATTGAAGGTGTAGAAAGAATTTTATTTCCTGAAAATTATTAG